The DNA sequence AACGCTCATGAGATTTATTCCAATCGATATTTTATCGTATTTATTCTCGGTGAACGGTCTTCACGATTGGATTTCAAAAACGGCTATTCACAAATTATAGCAATAAAAATCAAATATAATCTTTAACACACTTCAAATGAAAAAGAAATTTTATAATGTATTGGCATTGGTCGTAATTGCAGCTACTTTATCGAGTTGTGCTACTGTTTTTGGTGGCCAGGTTTCTGCCTGTCAAAAAACAAAACCTGCGGCTGGTCAACCAGCCAGGTCAGTCAGGGGAGTTGCTTTAGTGGCCGATATTTTATTGTTTTGGCCGGGAGCAGTTGTTGACTTTGCAACTGGAGCAATTTACAGACCTTGCGGTAAATAAGCTCTTCCGCTTTATAAAAACAGGAGGTGTTCTAAGTAAGAACACCTCCTGTTTTATTTTTGTTAGCTATTTTTAAAAGTGACAAACCTGCATCAACGAAGTTTGATTCCACTTACCATTCTTCCGGTGTCGGCTCCATCGCGGCGGGCCGAATAAAACAAATCGGCCTGTTCGAATGAACAAAGCCCCATCAGTTCAATATTTTTTTCTGAAATACCCGATTCCATCAGTACGGTTTGATTGGCCTCCCACAGATCGAAGTATGCTCTTCCTTCATTCATCGAAGGCTTGAGTAATGCAGAAGAATTGGTGAAATTAGCTTCAACAACCGACACCACTTCCGGCCCAACTTCGTAAGCATGCATGTGAATGGAAGGCCCGATTCCGGCAACAATGTCATCCGGATTGCATCCAAATGTTTCGGTCATCTGCTGAACGGTTTTCTTTGCGATTTTCGAGATTGTTCCTTTCCAACCGGCATGAATTGCTGCGACTACATTGTTCTGCGGATCGAATAGCAAGATTGGTACACAATCGGCCGTTTGAACACAAACAAACAATCCTGGTTCGTTGGTGATTAACGCATCAGTATCGTCAATTGTATTTTTATAATTTTCGGTGGAAACAACAACAACCCGATCGGAATGCGTTTGACGGGGAAAAACAAACTGACTAACATCTGATTCGCACGAAACAGCCAATTCTTTGCGAAATCCAGCGTAAATGGATTCAGAATCGCCCGTAAAACGTGGCTTATTACCCGATACCCAACCTTCTTTTGTAGTAACAAAATGGGTAATATTTTTATACTTCTTAAAACTTTCGAATTTAAAAATGGATAACCGTCCCTGAAGCATCTTTCTCATATCAGTAAAATTTTGGCGCAATATTACTCAGCCCGAAGATGGTTAAATATGACTTGTATCACACAATTCAAACTTAAAAGCAGCTCCAAACCGATATTGCTGATTCTGATAACGGAACTGAAACAAATTTATTACTGGATATTCTTCTTGTGCTTCACGATTTCACCTTCAACCACAAAGGTAATCGACTCGGCAATGTTGTTGGAGTAGCTGGCAATACGCTCAATGAGGTTAACGATGATCAAAATGTTGGAGGCCACCACCACGACTTCCGATTTGTGCATCATTTCTGAAAGAATTTTTGCAGCGATGGTTTCGCAACCTTCTTTTAATAAAGCCGAACGACGATAAATTTTCTGGCAGTATTCCAGATCGTGTGTTTTAACCAATTCCACAACATCGGCAAAAAGCAATGTGGTTATTTCGCTAACATTCTCAACACCCAGGTCGGCTACCAGTTGGCGGTAATCTTCGAGGGGTTCAATTCGCTTGGCAATGCTTACGGCATGGTCTCCAACCCTTTCCAGATCATTGTTGATTTTGAGTGCCGAAAGAATATAGCGCAGGTCGGATGCAACGGGTTGTTGCAAGGCAAAAATCTTCTGGCACAACCTGTCAATTTTTACATCAAGGGTATCAACCGCATTATCATCGTTGATCACTTTTTTAGCCAGCTTCAAGTCATATTCTTTCAATGCGGTAAGCGCATCATTTATTTGTTGATTCACCTGAGAACACATTTGCACCACCTTGTGCTCCAGCTTCTCAAGCTCCGAATCGAATATTCTGTTTTCCATAAGAGGAGGCCTCCCCCAAACCCCCTCCGAAAGAGGGGGCTTAAAGAACCGGCATTTATTAAGTTTTTACTATAAATTCGAAATTATCTATTCCGCAAAACATATACCACCAACCCTTGATACCCAAACTCCCTTCTTCTTTGGATAAAACTGGGGATGGGGCTTTTCAAAAGTCTCCCCTTCGGGGAGATTTAGAGGGGCCGTTTTTTCAACCAAACCTTCCAGTGATGTAATCCTCGGTTTGTTTCTTATCCGGATTGGTAAATAGCTTCTTGGTTTTATCGTATTCAATCAGTTCGCCCAGATAGAAAAAAGCGGTGTTATCGCTGATTCGCGCAGCCTGCTGCATGTTGTGAGTTACGATTACAATGGTGTATTTTTCTTTCAGTTGAACGATCAGCTCTTCAATTTTCGAAGTTGATAACGGATCGAGCGCACTGGCCGGCTCGTCCATCAACACGATTTCAGGATTAACAGCCAAAGTTCGCGCAATGCAAAGCCTTTGCTGCTGTCCTCCGGATAGTCCCAGGGCTGAATCGCCCAAACGGTCTTTCACTTCGTCCCAAATGGCGGCATTTTTCAGCGCTGTTTCAACAATTTCATCGAGTTGCTTTTTATCCTTCAGGCCATTGATACGCGGGCCATATGCAATGTTTTCGTATATCGATTTTGCAAATGGGTTCGATTTCTGGAATACCATTCCCACCTTTTTCCGGAGGGTGACCACGTCAATGTTATGGTCGTAAATATTTATGCCGTCAATCAGTATATTTCCTTCAATTTTCACGCCGTCAATCAGGTCATTCATGCGGTTTAAGCTTCTGAGGAATGTCGATTTCCCACATCCTGACGGGCCAATAAAAGCAGTCACCTTTTTCTCCGGGATTTGAATGGAAATTTTTTTCAGAGCCTGTTTTGCTCCGTAATAAAGATCCATGTTCTCGGTAAGTATTTTTTCAACAGTCATATTAATTTGATTTTTTCTGTCTGATTCGGTATCGTAAAACAATGGCTGAAATATTCAGGATAAATGTAAGCGCCAAAAGAACTAACGTAGTTCCAAATTGTATGGGCAGTGTCTGATCGACATTGGCCGATTGCGTTGTCATTACATAAATGTGGTATCCTAAAACCATAAACTGGTCGCTAAATGAGGCGGGAAGTGTTGCAACATAATAGGCAACCCCGGTGAAAAGAATTGGAGCAACTTCGCCAGCCCCGCGGCTAACGGCCAAAATAGTTCCGGTCATAATTCCTGAAATAGAACCCGGAAGAACGACTTTCCAGATGGTTTGCCATTTGGTAGCTCCCAACGCCAGGCTAGCCGCACGTAAATCTTTTGGAACCGTTTTCAAGGCTTCTTCAACCGAAACGATGACAACTGGCAAAGTGAGTAGCGCCATGGTTAAACTGGCCCAGAGAATATTGGGTTGTCCCCATTTTAACTGGCCGCCCATAAAGGTATTGTCCATTTCTACGCCTACAAACTTGATAAAGAAGCCCAGTCCGAACAGACCGTAAATGATGGATGGAATTACAGCCAGCGTGCGCACAGCAAAACGAATAACCTTTGCAATAATGGCATTTTCGTTGGCATATTCGGTGAGATATATGGCAGTAATTGTACCGAACGGAACGGCGGCAACCGACATGATTACAACCAGCAAAGCTGTTCCGTATATCGCCGGAAAGATTCCCCCTTTGGTCATTCCATCTTCAGGGAAACTGGTCAGGAATTCCCACGAGATCTGGTCTTTTCCACCGATGACAATTACGGCGATCATCACAACGATAATGGCAATAATCAGTAAGGCTGATGAAAGCGTGAGCCCTTCGATCAGAATACCTTTGATATTATTTTTGAAGCTCTTGATCATTTTCCCTGTATTCTTTTCATTAATTTTCCTTTCACGTAGAATTCAGCAATGGCATTCAGGATAAAAGTGAAGATGAACAACAACGATCCGATGAGAAAGAGCACATTGTAATGGGTATCGCCAAAAACCACTTCGGCCATTTCGGCGCCAATGGTGGCTGCTAGTGTGCGAACCGATTCGAACGGATTTAAACCCATTAGTGCTGCATTACCGGTTGCCATTAAGGCAATCATGGTTTCGCCAAAAACGCGGCCAATTCCAAGAAGTACCGCGGCAAAAATTCCGGGAGTAGCTGCCGGTAGAATGACAAAAAATGCAGTCTGCCATTTGGAGGCTCCCAAGGCCAGGCTGGCTTCGTTAAACGTTTTCGGAACGGCGGTAAGCGCATCTTCGGTAATGGTGAAAATAATCGGGATAGCTGCAATACCCATCGCAATACCTCCAACAAACGAGTTTAGGCGGGTATCGTAATGAAACATACTTTGCAGAAAAGAAGCCAGCACCATCAAGGCAAAAAAACCAATCACTACTGACGGAAATCCGGCCAGCAGTTCGATGGTTGGTTTTATAATTTCTTTCATCCGCCGGCTTGCAAACGACGCGGTGTACAATGCGGCCAGAATAGCAATGGGTGCGGCAAATAAAATGGAAATAATGGTAATCTTAAATGTTCCTATTATTAGAGCGATAATCCCATAACGGGGATTTTCCGAAACTGGCACCCAGTCTTTAGTCAACAACGATTTGAGCGCGCTCCGATTGTCGTCGAAACCACTTCCGGCGCTAACGGTATAGCTTTTATCAGAATCAGCAGATTGAGATGACTTATCGGTCACTTCACCATAAGTTTCCTGAACGTTGCTGTCCGCTGATTGGTCTGTCACTTCCCCGTAAGTCTCCTGAACATCCGGAGCGTTCGATTTATCTGTCACCTCTCCATATGTTTCCTGAACATCCGGAGCGTTCGACTGATCGGTTACATCACCGTACGTTTCCTGCGCTTCAGCCGAGGCTTCAATTTTTGCAGGCGCTTTTCCTGACTTGAAAATTGGGAGGGATTCCCTGAATACAAAAATGAAAATCAGGACAACGATCGTGATTGACAAATAAGCAACCCCTTTGATTATTTTCTCGGCCAGATAATCGCTCCACCTGAATTTTCGTTGGGTAATGTCGATCAGGCCAGAACTATTTTCCGTTGATTTTTTCCCCTTTTTGGTTTTTTTTGTCATAAATCGAAGATGTAGTTCAAAAAACACACTATACCTAAGTTCCTAAGAAAAAACTTAGGAACTTAGGTAATCGAGTATTTAGATGCTTTTTTATTTTACCGGGAAATAACCAACTTCAACAACCATTTTTTGACCTTCAGGACTTAAAATCCAGTCAATGTATTTTTTGAGTTCTCCAGTTGGCTTGTTTTTCAGATACATAAATAAGTAGCGGCTAATTGGATACTGGCCGTTTTTGATTGTTTCGGCATTGGCTGCATACGCCGGGCTGTTTTCATCCTTTTTTACTTTACAGATTTCAATGCCTTCGGCATAAGCTGCTCCACCGTAACCGATTCCGTTTGGATCTTTCTTCACTGCATTTACCACAGCAGCAGTTCCTGGCAAGGTCTGGCAATTTGAAGCATAATCGCCTTTCACCACGTTTTCCTGAAAGAAAACATAAGTACCTGAGCTGTTTTCGCGACCATACAGTTTAATGTCAGCATCAGCGCCACCAACTTGTTTCCAGTTTGTGATTTTGCCACTGAACATGTCGCCCAATTGTTTAATGGTCAATTCTTTTACCTTGTTCGAAGGATTCAGGTAAACGGTGATTCCGTCTTTAGCACAGGCGACTTCAACACCAAGCGTATTGTATCTGGCTTTCAATTTGTCTTTTTCCGATGCTTTCATTTTACGGCTGGCATTGGCAATGTCGGTAGCTCCATTAATTAAAGCCGAGATTCCAACTCCGGAACCACCTCCGGTTACCTGAATGGCTGTGTTTGGATTGCTTTTCATGTAAACTTCGGCCCATTTCTGAGCAAGAATAACCAAGGTATCAGAACCCTTTACTACAATTTTATTGCTGGCAGGTGCGAAAGCGAAACCTACCATACCCAATAAAATGGCGATTATTGCAAACTTTTTAATATTCAATGTTTTCATTTTCTTCTGTTTTTAATATTGTTATAATTTTCAATTAAAATTTAGCCTGAATTCTAAACGTCAAAACGTTGTTGTTAACATTCTTGCTGTAGTCGAGTCCGTTTTTTACAACAGTTCCATCAGCTTTGGTATAGTTTTCGGTCAGTAGTCCGGCAGCGCTCACTTTTTCATTATTTACAATGTCGTAGTTTAACGAAATGCGGATGTTGTCGTCGAAATAGTGATGTAATGCAAAACCGAAAGTTGTAGTAGCCAGGTCGCTTTTACCACTTACCCTGTTTTTTAAAGTAGTAGCATCAGCCGAAGTGTATTTTGCAATGGTAACATCCTTACCGGTAATGTCGGTATTCGGATCGTAGTAGTCGTAACGGAACGAAAACTGGTTTTTATTACCCAGATTCTTAATCCAGTAGAGGTAATATCCGGAGAAATTATTCTGAAAATTGGCAACTCCCGGAATAGCGGCTGTTGTTCCTGATGCAGCAACCGGAGAATAACCAATTGAAGCATTTTTTCCGGCAAGGTATTCGCCTTTCAACGACATTCCACCTAAAACGTCAGCAAACAACTGGAACTCGCCACCAAACCAATTCCTTTGAACGGCATCGCCAACATTAATATCTTTAATGGTAGTATAGTCGCTGCTTAAAGTCTTCAGGGCATTCGATTTTAATGATCCGAAGTAGCCGCTGGCACCAAAATCAAGTCCGCCGAAACTTCCTAAACTTAAGTTGTAAGTAGCGCGAATCATGACGTCCTTATAGTTATCAAAATCTTTGTTCTCATTGCTGTTCAGGTTTGTTCCTGCGTTGTTGGCAATGGTTAACCCATCATTACCATTCAGCAAAGCCAGTTGCACATGAACCGGGGTATTTTCAGGATTATATTCGAGTTTAGCTCCAAGTGCGTATTCGCCTGGATATAAAGTGCGAATGATTAATGAACGTTCAAGGTTTTCAAGCTGACCCGATGAGTACTCAACTTCGTAGTTCGGGCGATTAAATTTACCCATCCACAGGCTAAACGATTTAGTCCAGCGGTCGTTTAAAACAACATAGGCCTCGCGTAAAGAAACTGAGCCTGGTAAAAAATCAGGTTGCAACAGAAATTTCACTCCGTCGGCTGCCTGATAAGTGAATTTTAATCTGGCACGTCGTAGAGAAAGATAATTTGTAGGCTGAGCGTTCAGACTTTCAAAATGTTGATACTGTGCCTGCATATAACCTGAAACTTTAATCTTGGTAAGTTTCGATAGATCAGCTTCATCATTTGCGAGCCGTTCAATCAATCCTTCTACTTTGTCATTTACTTCAGTTAGCTTTTCGTTGACAGTTGCTTCCTGAGCATTTGCATTAAAAAACCATAGAGATAAGAGCAATAAAGCAATCAAACTTTTTCTCATGTTTCAATATTAGATTTTACTTGTTAAAAAACGATGTAAATTTTCTCCTATATTGTTACAGTTCGATTACACATTTATTAATTGTATGTTACAGAAATGTTATATGCCTGATTTTCAGTACAGATATTGAATATTTGAGATTATTAAAATGTTACAGACGGATAAAAAGTGCAATTATTCGCCAAGCAAATCGGTCGTCTGAATTCCCATTTCGTTCAGAACGTCTGCTATTGCCAGCAATAGTTTCTCAATGTCTTCCAAAAACAGTTGACCAATATTTCCAATCCTGAAGCAGTTGGTATCGCTCAATTTTCCCTGGTAAATCACTTGTCTGCGCTGATGCAGGCTTTCGTAGAATTGCGTAAAATCGAAATCCGCATGGTCGGGAAATAGAAATGACGTGATGATATATCCCTGATCTTTTTTATCCAGGTACGTTTTTAATCCGAGGGCTTCGGTTCCCTTCATCAATCGGCGATAGTTTTTCTGGTAACGTTCAGATCGTTTTGCAACTCCGCCTTCAGTTTTGAGTTCATCAATAGCTTTACGAAAGGCTAAAATGGATTGGATGGGCGGAGTGAAACGAAACTGGTTGCTCTTTTTCATATCGATCCACTGGCTGTATAAATCGAGAGAAACGGTTCTGGCTTGTCCTGCGCATCTTTCGAGCGATTCTGATTTTGCAATCACAAACGAAAACCCTGGAACCCCTTCGATACATTTGTTTGACGAAGAAATCAGGAAATCAATGTCCAGTGCCTTTAGGTCGATTGGTACAGCGCCAAAGCTGCTCATGGCATCCACTATAAATATTTTGCTGAATTTTTTTGCCAGTAGGCCGATTCCTTCAATGTTGTTAAAAATGCCGGTTGTGGTTTCGCAATGAACAAGGGCGATGTGCGTTATCGTTTCATCGTCGAGCAGAATTTCTTCGGCATCATCAACCGAAGGGACTACATTTTCTTTGTATTTTAAAGTCGTTGTCCGGATTCCATAAACATTGGCCATTTGCTTCATACGGTCGCCATAAGCGCCATTGGTTAGAATCAGTAAATGCCCAAAACTGGGAATGACGGTCGAAACAACCGATTCAACCCCGAAAGTTCCTGAACCCTGCATCAGCACAGTATCGTATCCATCTTCCGGGGATACCCCGGCAATGTTCAGCAATTCATTTCGTATTTCCTTTACCACTTCCAGAAACTCTTTGTCGCGCGAACCCATGTCGTGAAGCATGGCTTCTTTTACTGATTGTTTTGTATTTAGTGGCCCTGGGGTAAATAATTTATTGTCCATATTGATTGGTGTTATTCGATTACTGTTGATAATTCCGGAGTTTGGATTTGTGTATTCTCCGGTTCAGCTTCCTGATTTTCTTTTCCGTAGTTCCATTTCAGGATGAGCAAAAAGGCTGCGATTAAGGTTACGATTACAAACAATCCAAAAAGCGCATCCCATCCGTATTTGCCGGAGACATAAGCCACAGCTACAGGCGAAAGCAACTGCCCGGCTGATCCGACTCCGTTAATCACTCCGGCAGCAAGCGCGGCTCCGTGATTTTTCCCGAAGTCCATGGCTGCTGCTCCCGACATGATTGAGTCTGGTCCATAGGTGAAAAAGCCAATCAATCCGATTGAAACGATGGTTGGAACGATGCCGAGCGGACTGAGATGAGGTTGCAAATACAGCACAAAAGCTAAACAGAAAAGCATGATTGAGCTAATG is a window from the Aquipluma nitroreducens genome containing:
- the pgeF gene encoding peptidoglycan editing factor PgeF, producing the protein MRKMLQGRLSIFKFESFKKYKNITHFVTTKEGWVSGNKPRFTGDSESIYAGFRKELAVSCESDVSQFVFPRQTHSDRVVVVSTENYKNTIDDTDALITNEPGLFVCVQTADCVPILLFDPQNNVVAAIHAGWKGTISKIAKKTVQQMTETFGCNPDDIVAGIGPSIHMHAYEVGPEVVSVVEANFTNSSALLKPSMNEGRAYFDLWEANQTVLMESGISEKNIELMGLCSFEQADLFYSARRDGADTGRMVSGIKLR
- the phoU gene encoding phosphate signaling complex protein PhoU, which codes for MENRIFDSELEKLEHKVVQMCSQVNQQINDALTALKEYDLKLAKKVINDDNAVDTLDVKIDRLCQKIFALQQPVASDLRYILSALKINNDLERVGDHAVSIAKRIEPLEDYRQLVADLGVENVSEITTLLFADVVELVKTHDLEYCQKIYRRSALLKEGCETIAAKILSEMMHKSEVVVVASNILIIVNLIERIASYSNNIAESITFVVEGEIVKHKKNIQ
- the pstB gene encoding phosphate ABC transporter ATP-binding protein PstB, with translation MTVEKILTENMDLYYGAKQALKKISIQIPEKKVTAFIGPSGCGKSTFLRSLNRMNDLIDGVKIEGNILIDGINIYDHNIDVVTLRKKVGMVFQKSNPFAKSIYENIAYGPRINGLKDKKQLDEIVETALKNAAIWDEVKDRLGDSALGLSGGQQQRLCIARTLAVNPEIVLMDEPASALDPLSTSKIEELIVQLKEKYTIVIVTHNMQQAARISDNTAFFYLGELIEYDKTKKLFTNPDKKQTEDYITGRFG
- the pstA gene encoding phosphate ABC transporter permease PstA, giving the protein MIKSFKNNIKGILIEGLTLSSALLIIAIIVVMIAVIVIGGKDQISWEFLTSFPEDGMTKGGIFPAIYGTALLVVIMSVAAVPFGTITAIYLTEYANENAIIAKVIRFAVRTLAVIPSIIYGLFGLGFFIKFVGVEMDNTFMGGQLKWGQPNILWASLTMALLTLPVVIVSVEEALKTVPKDLRAASLALGATKWQTIWKVVLPGSISGIMTGTILAVSRGAGEVAPILFTGVAYYVATLPASFSDQFMVLGYHIYVMTTQSANVDQTLPIQFGTTLVLLALTFILNISAIVLRYRIRQKKSN
- the pstC gene encoding phosphate ABC transporter permease subunit PstC — encoded protein: MTKKTKKGKKSTENSSGLIDITQRKFRWSDYLAEKIIKGVAYLSITIVVLIFIFVFRESLPIFKSGKAPAKIEASAEAQETYGDVTDQSNAPDVQETYGEVTDKSNAPDVQETYGEVTDQSADSNVQETYGEVTDKSSQSADSDKSYTVSAGSGFDDNRSALKSLLTKDWVPVSENPRYGIIALIIGTFKITIISILFAAPIAILAALYTASFASRRMKEIIKPTIELLAGFPSVVIGFFALMVLASFLQSMFHYDTRLNSFVGGIAMGIAAIPIIFTITEDALTAVPKTFNEASLALGASKWQTAFFVILPAATPGIFAAVLLGIGRVFGETMIALMATGNAALMGLNPFESVRTLAATIGAEMAEVVFGDTHYNVLFLIGSLLFIFTFILNAIAEFYVKGKLMKRIQGK
- a CDS encoding phosphate ABC transporter substrate-binding protein, whose product is MKTLNIKKFAIIAILLGMVGFAFAPASNKIVVKGSDTLVILAQKWAEVYMKSNPNTAIQVTGGGSGVGISALINGATDIANASRKMKASEKDKLKARYNTLGVEVACAKDGITVYLNPSNKVKELTIKQLGDMFSGKITNWKQVGGADADIKLYGRENSSGTYVFFQENVVKGDYASNCQTLPGTAAVVNAVKKDPNGIGYGGAAYAEGIEICKVKKDENSPAYAANAETIKNGQYPISRYLFMYLKNKPTGELKKYIDWILSPEGQKMVVEVGYFPVK
- a CDS encoding porin family protein, whose translation is MRKSLIALLLLSLWFFNANAQEATVNEKLTEVNDKVEGLIERLANDEADLSKLTKIKVSGYMQAQYQHFESLNAQPTNYLSLRRARLKFTYQAADGVKFLLQPDFLPGSVSLREAYVVLNDRWTKSFSLWMGKFNRPNYEVEYSSGQLENLERSLIIRTLYPGEYALGAKLEYNPENTPVHVQLALLNGNDGLTIANNAGTNLNSNENKDFDNYKDVMIRATYNLSLGSFGGLDFGASGYFGSLKSNALKTLSSDYTTIKDINVGDAVQRNWFGGEFQLFADVLGGMSLKGEYLAGKNASIGYSPVAASGTTAAIPGVANFQNNFSGYYLYWIKNLGNKNQFSFRYDYYDPNTDITGKDVTIAKYTSADATTLKNRVSGKSDLATTTFGFALHHYFDDNIRISLNYDIVNNEKVSAAGLLTENYTKADGTVVKNGLDYSKNVNNNVLTFRIQAKF
- a CDS encoding 2-aminoethylphosphonate--pyruvate transaminase, which gives rise to MDNKLFTPGPLNTKQSVKEAMLHDMGSRDKEFLEVVKEIRNELLNIAGVSPEDGYDTVLMQGSGTFGVESVVSTVIPSFGHLLILTNGAYGDRMKQMANVYGIRTTTLKYKENVVPSVDDAEEILLDDETITHIALVHCETTTGIFNNIEGIGLLAKKFSKIFIVDAMSSFGAVPIDLKALDIDFLISSSNKCIEGVPGFSFVIAKSESLERCAGQARTVSLDLYSQWIDMKKSNQFRFTPPIQSILAFRKAIDELKTEGGVAKRSERYQKNYRRLMKGTEALGLKTYLDKKDQGYIITSFLFPDHADFDFTQFYESLHQRRQVIYQGKLSDTNCFRIGNIGQLFLEDIEKLLLAIADVLNEMGIQTTDLLGE